aaagagtatgcatctaatccatgctaaatgattatgtgtaaataatatgttttcctgggtttatggtttttccgcatgatttatgaattgtcatatgtatcataacctaacagtttcaACCAAATCGTAGAATTTTGTGTTTTGAACTAGgactatttcaagggaatttcatcCAGATCTAGGTTTGTAGGACTTGAactagaaatattttaggggagtttcaaccaatttgaacttatttgtggaattgtattattttgggggattttcaacccgacatagaattttgtatttggtaattatttctagggattttcatcCCGGATCGGTATGAaaggtttgtattattttttgggattttcacCTTATATAGAATCTTGTATTTGGttttatttctagggattttcaacccgtggaagCTATTTGggatattgtattatttttgggGACTTTCAACCCGTGGAAACTATTTTGGAGTTATTttgggggattttcaacccgtggaaaACATTTTGAGATTGTATTTGAGGGTCATGACTCGATAAGGTAGGCAAAGATTTTGGACTCGGACTCGTGTTTGATGGATGACAACCATTTTTGATTTTGGGAACGTAGGATTTGTGTTTCGAATTTGAGATCTTGAGGGTTTGGAAGTGCTTGTATTAGGAATGAGACTTTGAGATTTTGAATTGGTTTTTGAACTTGAGGGTTTTTTGACATGGGAATTCGGActtgaaaattcggcattacgaCGCCATGGAGTCGACTTTTGGATTTGGATATGgaagtttgaacttgaaaatccgACATTATAACGCTATAGattggactcttgaatttttgacATGCATATGGTAAGAGGTTTAGGCTCTTTAAtgtgaggcgtgtttagggATTTTTGAATCAAGCGGGGTGGTTCTCCTAAATGATGACCCTAAATCGGAGATTTTAAATGCATGAGGTTTTGATGATGCTCCTAGGAGGTTTGGTTTCCCTACTTTGGAGGCTAAGGTTTTGGCAAAGCGAGAACTCAAAAGTTAGTCATTCACgggtgcaaagacgcccacacaaaattcaaatataagcacgttgtcacactaacatgaacatgaatgcgacatgtaaagttctcaacctaaggtcggtctaagttttcgATGATGCAATGGTCGGTTTGCGGTCTCAAAGGGGTCCTTGACTAAGAGGGGAATTCGGAACAAGGCGCCTCCACCAAGGGACATGTAAGTTTGCAAACACCCTCTATGCACACAATGTCGGGAGCAAAGATAGCAAATGTCAAGGTTTGGTAGGCTTGGAAATAATCAAACACTTTGGTCGAGATCCGTATGGATAATGACCAAATATTTTCCCCCATGGTTTACctcgaatgtagaacacattcgtATGAGGCAAAGGTAGAAAACTTGATTTTGTATTTTCGAAAACATGCATGCAATGCCTTAAAACAATTGAATGAACCAATACTTGAAAAATCAACCATTTTGGTGCTCATTCTCAAAGTTTGGGAGAGACTCTTTCGAAAGAAAATATTCGAGCTAAACTCTCATTTCGAGCGTTTGAACAGAATTGGGCGTGTTCCACTGCGGGCCACTGCGCAGGACGCAAGACAGttgcgccaggcgctgctggACCGGCGTCAGGCGCTTCAGCAGGCCAGTGGCGGTTTGCTCGAATGATGTTCGTGCTAGAAATGCAAATTTAGGGctcctagtggagtcgccagattaTAGGGGGCTTTTTTGTATATGTTTTGAGTTTGTTTCTCTTGTATTTCGGATACTTGTATATTCGAATTTTGTAAATGCAAGTTTTGGGACCTTGACATGTCTCATTTGGGACATGTGGGATATGCCAAGTGCATAAACTTGGTCAATGTATCAAGAAGCTCAACACTTGGATTCGACTTGATTTCCACAATCCCACCCCATAAAGGGGAGCCTAATTCCAAGGTTGAACTTGATGATTGGAGTTGATTTGAACATTTAGAAAACCGGAATCCCAAATTATGCGGAATACGCTAGAAAATACCTATACGGTTATCGAATATTGGGTTCCgacggagtcgccaccaaacgagTTTAAGGGTCCGGATTGGAAAGACCAAAATGACTCGGGATAAGACTAGGACTTGAAACCGTATTGAGGCTCGGGTAAGGGGAAAGAGACACTTAATTTGGACGATTTTGACAAGTTGGTTCAAACAAGACAAGGATCATTTTCGTGcataatcctaatcatggcacTAAGTTTAGGTCGGTGAGCATGAATTCTTATAACATTGAAATTTCTACTTTATATGTAATCACTTTGCTTTAAGTCCAATTTATGGAACCTAGTCCGGTTgttcaaaaattatttttgttaataGTGATTAGAACCTTGTAGATTGTTGATTTAacatgttaggtgatgaaagcaaaaCAAATAGAGCAAAGCATCACATTAGAAAATAGAGTGCGAAAATGTGAAGAttatacatcaccacctagaaaaaaGGACTAGGTGTAACCAAATGAAGTGTAAAGGTGCGAAATtaaaaggtgcaatattgaaataagcAATATAGTAAGCAATTAAGCATAAAGCATAGAAATTGCAATAATAAAACTTATATGAATGATGTTGGAAATCCAAACGAGAGACACTTGTTCAAGTATGACTTGGCCCCTCATGGATTGAACTTATAAAGAATCTAACATTGAAATGAGTTAGCTCATTAAAAAGTATCATCAATTTTGTACTTGACATTGaaataaagcttgaatattgaacttgaacttgaatatataTTGAACTTGagtattgaaattaggaggttAAACTCTTAAATATTAGAATGCTTATGCTAAAAGTCTCATATTTAATAAGCTACatgacttgaaattgattctagtttaaataGAAGTTGATCccatttaaacatcattgaatattggaCATAGAAATTGTATGTTGAACATAGATATTTGaatgttcatgtgttctagtttagaaaagggtttacacttttccaaacatccaTGAACTTGCATAAAGTTAGAGTTTTTGAAGATTGAAATGATGATTATCATAAGGAACACTTTCAAGAGTGAAAGTCTCAActtattaatcatgttttattgaatACAAAGCAATACAAAGCATAAAGATAGAAACTTGAAACTTAGAAATGGAGTATGGAAGACCATTTAAGGGGGATTCAAGTATGAAACCCCTTAAAGGTTACTCCTTTTGTACAAATCTTAGTTTACATGAGTTATGAACTCACCAACATCCTTGGATTATTGAAAAAGCTTGAAGATTTAAGCATAGAAATTAGAAATTATATAATTTAGGGACTTGGATTACCTGGATTTGCTAGGTTGATGCTTCCAAGAGATTTTCCCAAGTGCTTTAGTATTTTGATATTGTTTCTTTATAGAAAGATTGAAATTTGGAGAGGCTTAGTATGTGAGAAGtgatttttgcattacaatGTTAATTGTATTCTGATTAATTTCTCCCCCTCATTCATTAAAAAATGGGGGTTTATATAGGAAAGCGGCTGGTAAAATCCTGGGACTTAAGCGTGTCGTTTTTGAGTCTTTGTACAttttggactcggttttacgAGTCAAAGCCGGGGattctcggttttgtgggtcggctccCGAATTTGGATATTTAATGCCATTTTGATTGGAAATAGGCTTCGGAGACCAATAGCAGTGTCCGTttcaagattttgtgtttggatGTCAGGATTATATTATTGGAATTGCATTTTGTACCAAGTTTCAGATGAGAACGAGCTTGGGAATTGTACTTTTGatgattggacttggaataatTTCATTATAGTTTAGCAATTGGGGCTTCTGCTCGGAGTTGCACCAACCTTGAAACTAGgctaatggtttcgtcatcggccctaaggggagacacaaattaggtgtctacagatacgaaccatattttcttttccggcaatatcttcatctCAGACAAATATTTTCGTCCTTGCCTTTTGatggtttgtttagctcccactgaaaccaacatccatcaaTTCCGATTATCCATTATTTGAGTGTttactgaatattatattcacctaaatatttgatccattcacgcactatttgtgtgaccctaagtGTTGACTTTCTAGAAAAAATCAGTTCACATAACTtcgaaaaaaaataagtttaacaAAATAAGATTTTCAGGCAATTTAAgacaaaattatattttcacCAAATTTAAAGCACCAATAAGtttattttgataaaataaatttttggattttttggataaaaccaccttttaaagttcaactttttgaaataaccaccttatatgttttttttaaaaaaaccacCTTAAACTTACAAAGTTTAAGAAATCACCACCTTCTGTTAACTTCCGTCAAATGTTCCGTCAGTGGGGCCCACATCCAACGACCAAAAATTCGGAAGTTAACGGAACATTTGACGGAAGTTAACAGAAGGTGGTGATTTCTTAAACTTTGTAAGTTTAAGgtggttttttaaaaaaaacatataaggtggttatttcaaaaagttgaactttaaaaggtggttttatccaaaaaatcctAAATTTTTTCAggcaaaataatttataaaaaataagttcagtacatataatttaatttcacacAAAATCAggcaaaatatggtttatgcacccgggtgcacaatgctcactaTGCACCCTGTTTTTTTAATGAACATCTAGTttaaatacaaagaacatattgttcatacccaaataacatatagccaatgaacatatagtttaaatccatagaacatatagtttaaatatttcactagtacatgtacattgaaatcttctccatgttcattagattttcaatgaatgttcaacagggtgcacaatgagcacattgcacccgggtgtataatccaaattgcgggCAAAAGAAGAGTAATTATTAAGTTTTTGTTGGTCGCTCCTTCTACAAATGAAACGAtaatattgcataaagatccaataattcccaaaatacgttaTTTTCTAAGTTAATTCCTatcataccgtccacgtcagcaagggagaaagaattttttttttcccggtTCAGCATTGAACCGCCATTTGAGAtggcggttttgttttaaagcaaaccaccatctcagatggcggttttgttttaaagcaaaaaaaaaaaaaaaaattgcaatttATGTAATCTTGATAATAACACCATCAAACAAAACAAATATAATCTTCAAAATAACATCAAACAAACGAAAACCTAATACTTGTATCAATTTTTCAttcaattaacaattaattacataaaataaaatttaaaaaagaatTAGGGATTTACCTGGTTGTACGCGTTGCGGAGCACCACCAAGAAAGCCACCGCTTCCGGTGGCACCGATGAATATCGATGATAAGGGGACGGCGAGGAAGACTCCTAGTACAAGAGCTAGGAGGAAGTGAAGGAAAAGGAATTTAGAATTTTAGAGGAATTCATCTGTTAATTTCTAACGAATACCCAATTTCAAATTGGATAACAGGCGGTTATGGGGCAGACGAGTAGCGTCGGTGGGTGACTGGTCTGGCCGCGACGTCGGTGGGTGACTGGTCAGGCAGGCCGGGATTTGACGGCTGGCGATTGAGAGGCAGGGTGGGGAGGCAGCGCTGTTCGCAGCAACGGGAAAGGGAGAtgtatttttttgttattttgaaATCAATAAGAACGCTCTAACCCCTGACTTGATTTTGGTACGTTATTTCTACCGCTATCTGAAATAGTGgttcattaaataaaaaaacCGCTATTTCAGGTAGCGGTTTAGCCCTATAAAACGTTGtttgagatagcggtttactgtaaattttataaaaaaaatagatcGGCTTTTctttgctgacgtggacggtatggtgggaattaacttagaaagtaacgtattttgggaattattggatctttatgcaatattgaaggaaatcgctcgatAATATCTTCTAAAATCATGGAAGATCAAGGACATGAAATTGGGGACACGCAAGTACGTGCCACTCTATATGTCTTGcaaattttctaatttattaaaatagcTAGTTTTGGGGGGTTGGGCGATGCCCCGAGTCATTACTTGAATAACTTTAACTATACTTTTCTGCAAAAAgaaaacaatcaaaattaattCCTACTCTGGTTAAGTTATTGATTTTATCATCACTTATTGTATTTCATTTGCATGACATAGCCAATTGGATAAGATATTAGCATAATCAAGTGGTCATGGGTTCGAATCTTGAATGAactatacttcctccgtttcggaaatatcgcaccatagttcactttgactcttaatatctcaaatcatgtgcaagtaaaaattataaaaaaaaatatatatttagaaaaaatatatatcgatatgaatctaacatgaccccacatgactaaaattttcttACATACGGATCACAAAAATGTCCAAAATCGTAGTGTAAATAATGTAAAAAGCAAATGGTGCGACatttccggaacggagaaagtatataTTTGTTGAGATTTCGGAATATATGTGGATGACATGGGATGACATGTGACAAATTGAAGGAGGAGAGCGCCACATGGCATGGTAAAATTTCTTATAAAGACCTTATaatatatctatactaatatattaaaaagcgtTGTGGAAAACGTCTATGTGTCACGTAGTATTCTTCCCTTTGTGCCACATCATTCACTCACCAAATGGTATGCCATGTCGTAgataaccaaaaatcaatacaataaggTTCGAACTCTAGACCTCATGTTTGAATGATAtatctcattaccatcttaaccaaccaccaattgtggtttgtttcttcacattaatttataaataaatgttaacatgaagtctaaaccaactaaatttttatttgattttttattttctatggaataAATGGTATACATGCATTTCGTCcaatattgagctcaagaaaaatctaaaattttaactattcaatgtagcgaccggggcatcgcccgggccacacactagttagtATAGATACTTCGATTTGTGAATGAATCAATGCCTCCTTCATAAAAACACGACTTGATATAAATCCATGTAAAAGTTAGTTATCCACAATTTTTCTTCTGTACCTAACTAGAAAAGATTCTTTGGCTAATGTAGCCAAAAATTAAGCATGACAATTTAGAAGACTAAAGACTACCAGTGcccaaaattttaattaaattctctAGCTAAACAATAATTTCACCCCCCTTACCACTCTGAAGTTTCACATCCAAATttaccatttaagaaagcaaaATGGTGTCGTCTAAGAGTCTGTGTATCAATGAAAATTCAATCCTTGCTAGGTCCCAAGCTTAATGTGTATGCTGCTATATGCGCTTCTGAAGACAGAAGGAATCGATGATCGATTAGCAAGGTGGATGAAGCAGCCGCTACAGCCTTGGAAGCCAATATCATGGGACTGTCAGAATAACATTTCAGCTGCAAAACCAATAGGAACATGGTTAATGATGCAAATTATCAATGCGATAGAAATAGCAAAAGGCACCAGCTTAGAGTATTAAGCATTCAGAACCACTGAGCCACCAAATCCGTATACTAGGGAGAGTGTTTTCCATGCTTCAGTAGACCGCATGTAGGTATCCCGCAGCAGGCAAATGgtgcttttttttgtttttttgaagggACAGCAGGCAAATGGTACACATAAAAGGAATATATAATAAAAATGAAGGTATTCCATCTTTCATGTAAAATTTTGCACAATTTTGTCAGAAATGATGAGTAATAAAGAAGGgtaaaagagaagagaagagtCGGGGAGGGAAGTATCCAAAGACTCCCCATGGAAGAGATCTAAATTAGGATCTCAAGAGACTTGCTTGCAGTATATCTCTTCGATCACCAGTTTGAGTCCgcacaaaaaaaaatacttcacaTGCTTGTACTTTCAAATCTCCATTCCCATTGGAGTAAAAGAAAATTATGACTTATAGCCCTCTCCAAACCACCATTAATAATTGCAAATATGCATTTTAGATAGAATAGAAATTCAGATGCTTGAAATACAGAAATCCAATGTCAGACCTTAATTAGTTTGGGATCAAAGATAGAGTTGCGTTTCTTTAATCAATGGGCAACAAAACATCTAGATTCTTCTGAAGAACCCACCCTGTTGGATATGCAACCCCACGAGCATCCAAGTGGAGATGCCAGTTCATAATCTTCCCACAGCCATCAGGCATACCTTCCATTTGACTTTCCTCTGCGACCACTTGTTCAATAAATGTTGTCTCCTGTATACAACCACCAATAGAAACATGATGTATGCATAGCAGCTATACTTCACTGCAATTTTCGATTGCTTTTGCTATTTACTCGTGGTAAAACAAATTCTTTCAACAGCAGAAAGTATTTCCATATGATAAAGGTGCAAAAATCTAGAGCTGTGCATAAAGTAGTACCTGAAAACCCTCCTTCACGGTGTCTAGCTGTCGTATTGGATTAAAAAACGGACGTCTCCACCTCTTTAAATCCCACAAGATAGTGCTATTAAATGCAAATCCAGACATATCAACATGAAATCTCCTAAGTGCCTTGCTTTTCTCGTTTGTGTGCCATCCAACCACTTTACTTCCAACGCATACTGGACCTTCAAGTATGGCCTTATTTTTGCTTTGGGCCAGCATAGCAACAGGCCAGGTGCCAAAACGGCTGTAAGAGTTGCAAAAGGTTCACAATTAGTTTATTtctctctgttttttttttgtttgagagagagaaagatattGCCATCAGGATAAACAAAACACCTATATGTATAAGACAGAAACACAACATCGGGATGGAAAAATCTCCATACTGATAACTTTCATTCAAATAAGAAGTCAGTCTTTTCCCTTTCTGTTGATTGCATACGTGTTGCCTTTATTTTGAAAAAGACTTCAGTAGATTTATAAAGTGTCAGGTAAGATTGTAAGATGATTTGATTTCTTCCCGTCACGTCACAGGTGAACCAGGGAATACAACACCTGATTGAAGAAAAAGCCCATCCTATCTCATTTCTCTATAGAAAAATCCCATCCTGTCTCAGTTAACTTGTTtggaaatatattaaaataaagAGGAAGCTTGATCGGAGAAATTCACAATCATTGACACATAAACAGATGACTGACACAGTAGTCAAATAAGGTTCTTTATTCAGAACAACAACAATCACTCAGCCTTACAATGGCTAGATTTCTCCAAGTAAAAACATTCAACAAAAGTTCCACTAACTATTGACATGAACTAAATTTTCTAAGTGGTGCACAGTATGAAACTAGCGACAAAAACAAGTGAATTGAATTGAAAGTTCCGAGATAAACACGTGAGCCGGTCAAACTAGTAAGAATGAGGCTTTTCTGATGATGAATTACACACACCACAAGAACAGATTTAACTTGCAGATAATCCCATATCACGGAAAGCCTATGACAAACCCTCCAATGATAAGAAGAAATAAAAGAGAACATTGAATCCATGACTATAGAGAAAAAGCCTGGATTACTGAGAAAAACATTCAAAAACCCTTTTCATTTACGTAACTGGTAATAATACTCGACACTTAGGTTAACAGCATTCCTCAAAATTGGATTTTGTCTAATCAATACTCTCAAACGAACAACCAATTCCTTACAATTGGACAAATTCTTATGACAAAAAAGCCAATTCCTCAACCATGGGCATCTCTTTAACCAGTATCAAATACAAACAACCACAACCATCAAAAGTCAACAAGCATTTAACAAATGGCCCATGGCTGGCAAAGATATTGCACCTAAACAGTaatcaaaattcaatctccGTGTCAAAAAATACTTAGAATCACTAAGAGAAACAGCATACAACTATACAAGAATGTAAAACGAGCTCAGCAAGATCAGAAACAATATACCTGACTTTTCTAATGGTTTCAAAGAGCTCCAAGGAGTAGATATTATCATCATCAGCAAAATAAACAATGCCATCAAGTTTATGAACTTCAATATGCTCAAGAGCAGTATTCCTCTGTTCAACACCTCTATCTTTAATATTTGTCAAATTCTTGTGGCACACCAAATGTCGGTACATCACCCCAGTATTCCTCAAAATCGAGGCGGTTTCCGGGGACTGTGCACTCATTTCCACCACAACCCACAGCACAGGCGGAtcaacaagcttcaaaacttgACTCAATCTATTCAAATAGTAAGCTTGAAGTGCCCTGTTATACGTTGGTGTAACAACAATCAACATTTTCCTAGGATTATAATTCTCCGCCAATATCACATCAAGCTTAACCTCAATATCGCTCATTTTTGCGGCGGCGGCAGCAATGGCAGCGGCATCTCCAGCTCTGTACATCTTCTCCTCCTTAACATTATTCGCAGCTTGAGATTTGACTTCAAATGAGAAATCATGAGTCCTTACGTCTTCTTCTTCAATGTGACCAAACGGCAAAATACCTAATAAAATTCCAACGAAGAAGCAAAACAAGCAACGATAGAAATGTCTTTTCCATGAATGCTGTTGATTTCTCCGGGAATTCTGAAGTAGAAATATTCCGGCGAAGTTTCGCCGGAGCTTTACGAAAAAGCTCGAATTCGTCGCCTTGTGAGATGACGAATTCAACGAAAATGGACTTGACGTTGATCCGTTATGGTACAATCGATCTTGATTCGCCGGTGATAAAGTTCTTCGGAATGACGCCATTGAAATCGATGCAAATAAGCTCGAAATTTACACTCTCAATCACATAGTTAGCGTTCAATTTTGCCCTAATTCCGCAATCATCCGCTTCAATTCGCTGTAAATTTCAAAAGAAATTGAATTCAAGAGTAGAAATTCAGAAGAAAATAAATTGGGAAATTAAAGgcctaatttgaaaattttcggATTGGAGTTAGACAAATCGATGACTGAAGTAGCAGAGAGGAAAGGAGATTGCCaaaacaaatttttgttttaatatttttttttggagaGAGAGGTGGGAAATCTGGGAATGCAATAACGATGCCAGGTCACTCTTTGctaccaaataaaataaaataaaataaaataataacaattccAGGTctgaaaggaaaagaaatataCGCGCTGTGGTGGACCAATGTGAGAATGCCACGCAGTATTGTCTTTAAGAGTTAAAGCTGGTGTTTGATGATTTGTTTCCATTTTCAGCAATGTGGTTTTTTTTTCCCTTGATGCGAAAGAGTCGAGAGCATGTTTATCGAACATCAACATTTTagattaataaaatatacttcctccattttttaataattgcatTGTATGGATTTTAGCGTTATTCTCATATTtatatatagttattttttgtgatttatatgtaagga
This Spinacia oleracea cultivar Varoflay chromosome 6, BTI_SOV_V1, whole genome shotgun sequence DNA region includes the following protein-coding sequences:
- the LOC110778514 gene encoding probable beta-1,4-xylosyltransferase IRX9H isoform X2 yields the protein MASFRRTLSPANQDRLYHNGSTSSPFSLNSSSHKATNSSFFVKLRRNFAGIFLLQNSRRNQQHSWKRHFYRCLFCFFVGILLGILPFGHIEEEDVRTHDFSFEVKSQAANNVKEEKMYRAGDAAAIAAAAAKMSDIEVKLDVILAENYNPRKMLIVVTPTYNRALQAYYLNRLSQVLKLVDPPVLWVVVEMSAQSPETASILRNTGVMYRHLVCHKNLTNIKDRGVEQRNTALEHIEVHKLDGIVYFADDDNIYSLELFETIRKVSRFGTWPVAMLAQSKNKAILEGPVCVGSKVVGWHTNEKSKALRRFHVDMSGFAFNSTILWDLKRWRRPFFNPIRQLDTVKEGFQETTFIEQVVAEESQMEGMPDGCGKIMNWHLHLDARGVAYPTG
- the LOC110778514 gene encoding probable beta-1,4-xylosyltransferase IRX9H isoform X1; the encoded protein is MASFRRTLSPANQDRLYHNGSTSSPFSLNSSSHKATNSSFFVKLRRNFAGIFLLQNSRRNQQHSWKRHFYRCLFCFFVGILLGILPFGHIEEEDVRTHDFSFEVKSQAANNVKEEKMYRAGDAAAIAAAAAKMSDIEVKLDVILAENYNPRKMLIVVTPTYNRALQAYYLNRLSQVLKLVDPPVLWVVVEMSAQSPETASILRNTGVMYRHLVCHKNLTNIKDRGVEQRNTALEHIEVHKLDGIVYFADDDNIYSLELFETIRKVSRFGTWPVAMLAQSKNKAILEGPVCVGSKVVGWHTNEKSKALRRFHVDMSGFAFNSTILWDLKRWRRPFFNPIRQLDTVKEGFQETTFIEQVVAEESQMEGMPDGCGKIMNWHLHLDARGVAYPTGWVLQKNLDVLLPID